From Antechinus flavipes isolate AdamAnt ecotype Samford, QLD, Australia chromosome 1, AdamAnt_v2, whole genome shotgun sequence:
atagtattttatttttctaaatgcatgtaaagatagttttcaacatttacttttgcaaaaccttgtgttccaaatttttctctctttctcccaagACAGTgagcaatccagtataggttaagcatgtgcaattcttctaaacatatttctcaaattgtacaagaaaaatcagataaaaagaggaaaaataaaaaagaaaaacaacaataaatactatgctttgatccacattcagtctccataattctctctctgggtgcaaatgactctccattacaagtctattggagctggcctgaattgcctcattgttgaaaagagccaaatccaaaCAAGGAAGTTTGGTACAAGATaaattgaggagagagagaacactaAAAGCTAGGGGATTAGGAAAGCTTTTTGGTAGAGTGTGTGGTGGGATTGAGTCTTTCTGTAGTAGATACTTAGGAAATGATTGTTAATTTAcagattgaaatttttttattttctttaactttcatGTAGAGCTGGAAACTGACCATGAAGGTCAAGGTTATTTCAGTTTTGGAAGACAACTACATGTATTTGGTCATTGAAGAGAATACCAAAGAAGCCATTGCAGTAGATGCAACAGTTCCCAAAAGGGTAAGTAGGGATTTGGGAACTTGTCCTTTGTGGACCTCAGTTACCACTTAAAGTGGCAGCTGCCAGGGCCAACTATTCTCAAGAGGCTGGGTTGCTTCAGAAATGGAAGAATAACCAGTTTTGAGTTATTGTACTTTGGTTAGTGAGTTATTAGGATTCTAatcaatgtttttaaatttaagttctatgataatttttaaattattaaagaattaaaatgaatgaaGTTGAACAACagttaaatttaaaagcaaaaatttttgaggaatttttttGGGATCCTTTTCCTATTCAGGTGACTAGGATAGGAGAGACAGATTAGGCAGGAGTATACTTTTTCTAGATCCCAAGTTCTATAAGTCCTCCTGTTTTAGTAGATTTGGTCATAATAATAACGGTAAAATGGCATATGAAGGAAAGGAATAACTTTATTggatttctgtctctgtctctgtgtgactgttgctgtcacttttttttttttaaagattgtttacttatttttaaagtgaaGAGGTTTACTAGATGAACTTTAAAGTCATCTTAACTTGATATTAAGTATGGCCAAGATTTTTATggtaatagagaaagaagaagttACAAAGCTGAGACTGAGGAAATTTGTTGTGTCTTCTCTTAATAATTACACTTCCCTCGTGCTTCATGCTGATCCCTCTCAAAGCCCTGGATAGACCCAACTAATGGCCTTCCTGGAGGTCATGCCCCTTAGGGATCATAAACATGAGATACACCTTTAAGTTTGACATTGAGGTTGTGGAATCTCTCACATACCTGAGGAAGAGCTCAGAGAGCCTCACTATGGCTGTATTGGAGGTGCTCTCACATCTTCCCTATGTTTCCTCTATGCTTCTACAGCAAAATGGTGGTTAGATCAGGTCACCAATGTGTCCTCAGAGAGATGAAATTTCTTGATGCGTTTTTTTGGAGATTCAAGATTGTCTAGGGGTGGACTGTCATCGTTATCTGCTTAGCAACTGTCTATCTTCCTTTTCTGACTAGCTTTACTTAGGAATCCTGCAGATTGCTGTTCCTCTTTTTTAAGCTGTCTCCTGTTGTTCCTGAAAACTTACTGATCCAATTTTATGAGTCAAAGGGAGGGTAGTTGCGAAACAAGGACAAAAGGCAGAGAGATTCAAAAAGACATATCaatgcaaaacaattttaaagagaAACAAGTGCAAAAAAGTGTCAGCTGACTACaggagcagaagcagaagaactCTTAGGATGGGTCCCAGCTAGAGCGTAGATCATTGTGGACCTGGAAAAGAGACTGAGAGCAAGAGCCCTTTGTCTACTGATTAGAGTCACTACATCAGAATACTTCCAAATATAACAAACAGTCCTGATACAGGAGcagaagctctttttttttggcatgtaGCCCGCTTGTGGAAGTCCTGCCTTAACACTGCCTAAGTATTTCACGAAAGCCCTCTGTTATTCcagccctttccctccttccctctcacccCTCTGTCCCAAGGACTCATTATTCTACATTCTGAAATCTAGCCTTTGAATCCTCCCAAGATTCAGCTCCGGCCATGCTTGTGTTGAGTGGAAACTTATAGATTGttatgtgtgttatgtgtgtgtgtgtgtgtgtgtgtgtgtgttgtatgtgtgtgtcatATGTgcataggttatatatgtgtgttgtatGTGTCACACGTGTTATATGCACACAGATAATATGCACTGTGTTGTGTGTGATGAGCGTATATGTATGTTGTGTGTATTTTATGCATGcctatgtgtgttgtgtgtgttatatgtagtgtgtccgtgtgtgtgtgtgtgtgtgtgtgcgcgcgcgtgtgcgtgtgtgtgatgCCAGTGGTAGGTGGGAGGAGATACAGGGGCTCATTGTGAGCTGAGCAAGGATCAGATTTAGGTAACTCCTGGAGTGAGCTGTGGTAGGTGGGAAGGGATGGAGCCCTGACAGATGTCCCAGCAGTATCTTTTCTTCAGCCCTTGCCTTAAATGGAACAGAAGCCTCCAAGCCATCTGAGGGTTGGGCTTTGCCCAAGGAGTGCTTGCTCCTGCCTCGCCGCCTCCTCCTCTTCGGGCTAGACTCACTTGGGATGGTGCCTGCTGTCATTCTCCGTCTAACCTCAGGCCCAACTGGCCCTTGCTGCTTGTCATAGTCTGTGCATCTTCAGTGCTCATGTGCAAAAGCATGGGCACAGAGGCTGGGATCAGGGAGCTCAAGAAGCCACTGAGCAATGAAAGGACAAGAGACCTACCTGTCAGCTACAGCTCAGCCCCGAGCTAGCCTTGTGACCTCGcacttggggcctcagtttccccctctggaAAGTATAGATAGGGGATTAATTAACCCGCACGGTCCCTTTCAGTTTGGATAGTCTGTGCTTATGCTTGTGATTCTTGGGAAGGCTTTTGCTTCTTGGTGTAAAGCCCATTTGGACTGATGGGCTGGTACCTTCTGCTGACAAGAATCTATTGATACTGattctagtttttattttccccaagtgcCAAAAGATTCTTTCTCAGGGTTCCTCTAGGGGAGATGGGATCTGGAAAATTCCTTAGCATCCCCTCATCAGTTGTTGTACACTAACCTGGCTATATGAGGATAAGGCCTACAGGCTGTCCTGCTTTAGGATCAGCCCTGTGCTCTGTATGGCCCAAAGCAGGCTGCTTTAATTATGTATTCCTTCCTAATGTGTGTGTTCCTTCCTCCTCAGTCCTCTAGTCTTAAGGCCTGCCTCCTTTACTCCCTCAATATTCTCATCTCTTGCTGATTAATATGGTCCTTGGGCAGAGCTGAGGAGGAAGCAGATTCTTTCTCAGGAACCCCCAATTCTCTTTCAGTTGCTGGAAATTGTCAGGAAGGAGGAAGTGAAGCTGACTACCATCTTGACCACTCATCATCACTGGTAAGTAATTTCCCTTTGTCTAAAGACTGTATGTTCTAGTCCTAGACCCTTCAACAAGACTAGCTCTATTAGGGGTAACTAGATGGAACAGTGATTAGAGTGTTGACCctaagtcaggaaaacctgagttcaaatctggccttggatactgactagctgggtgacctgggtaagttacttatattagtctcagtttcttcaactgtaaaatgggagtaataatataATTACCTCTCAGTGTTGTTgagaggctcaaatgagataatatttgtaaaagtgcttaacacagagtctggcacatagtaggtgcttaataaatgcaagtTTTCGTCTTCCCTGTACCTCTCTATATCTTTCAGAGAGGAACTTGACATTACTTTCTTTGATGAACAACACATGTAGGTCCCAGACAGATTCACTagtatggggggaaaaaatcaccccataagaccaaaagagaaactgaggcagagctccAAGCCAAAAAGCTTTATTAGAGAAGTCCGGCTCCCCTCCCACCAAGCAGACCCCAGACCTCCCTCTTGATCTGAGGTATCCTTCAGGGCACTACTTTTATAGGGTAACAGTGATGCTAAATATAGAATCAATATAGGACAGAATAAATATAGACAGCAATTTCATTGGTTGCCATAATACACAGGCTAAAATATGAATACCAGCAAGGTCATAAGGTTTCAAGATGGGCATTCTCAGTCCTTTTTTGGATGAATTCAGCACTTAATAGCCTTTATTACAATGCTGTACCTTGTActtattttatatctaaatcaaaCTTCACTTACTGGAGAAAAAGAAGGTGGGCAATAGGAGATGGAGAATAAGCTGTGGCATTTagatgaaagtgaattggatttggaaAAAGAGGGCCTGGGTTTAAGTCCCAATCCTATTACTactaatcagtaaatatttattgcctGTTGTGTGCTGGGCACTATGACAGCATGATAGGGCAAGTCATTTCCCCCCTTTGAGCCTCAGTTGCTCCATTagtaaaatagggattataacATCTACATGATTCAtcccacaggattgttgtaaaaatAGTGTACTGTGAATCTTAAAGGGCTTTAGTAATGTCACTtggtattattattgtttataaaattACCATGTCTGGAAGAAAATGTTGCAGTTGGCTGTACTACTACCTGGACCAATCCAGTATAATCCAAGATCAAAGTTTGGGCTTGGAGTGAGATGAAGTGAGATTATGAAAAAATGGTGATTATCCATACTTTGTTACAtgactgtgttttcttttcctttttttattatagacagaacatatgcatgggtaatttttcaaattgacccttgcaatcacttctgttccaacttttcccttccttccctccactcccttccctaaatggcaggcagtctcatacatgttaaacatgttaaagtatatcttaaatataatacatatttatatagttctcttgttgcaccaaaaaaatcagatttagaaaggtaaaaataacttgggaagaaaaacaaaaatgtaagcagtccacactcatttcccagtgttctttctctgggtgtagctggttctgttcatcattgatcaattggatctgaattggatcctctcattgccgaggatagccacatccatcagaactgatcctcatatggtattgttgttgaagtatataatcatctcctggttctgctcatttcattcagcatcagttcatgtaagtctctccaagcctttctatattcatcctgttggtcatttcttacagaacaataatattccataacattcatataccacaatttacccaaccattctccaattgatgggcatccattcattttccagcttctagccactacaaacagggctgccacaaacattttggcacatatgggtctctttcccttctttagtatctctttggggtataagcccagtagtaacgctgctggatcaaagggtatgcacagtttgataactttttgagcatagctccagattgctctctggagtggttggattcgttcacaactccaccaacaatgcatcagtgtcccagttttcccgcatcccctccaacaatcatcattatcttttcctgtcatcttagccaatctgacaggtgtgtagtggtatctcagagttgtcttaatttgcatttctctgatcaataatgatttggaacactctttcatatgagtggaaatagtttcaattgcatcatctgaaaattgtcttcatatcttttgactatttatcagttggagaatggcttgatttcttataaattagagtcaattctctatataatttggaaatgagacctttatcagaacctttaactgtaaaaatgttttcccagtttatcatttcctttctaatcttgtaatctgtctgcattagttttgtttgtacaaaagctttttaacttgatataatcaaaattttctattttgtgatcagtaatggtctctggttcttctttggtcacaaattccttcctcctccacaaatttgagaagtaaactatcctatgttcttctaatttatttataatctcattctttatgtctaaatcatgaacccattttgatcttatcttgttgtTAAGTATGCATTCCtgcctagcttctgccatactaatttccaattttcccagcagtttttgtcaaatagtaaattcttatctccaaagttggggtctttgggtttgtcaaacattagattgctatagttgttgattattttgtcctcaTGACTGTGTTTTAGACAGAAAATCCAGAATATATCTGTGCAAGTCATGTTTCTTAGGTTATAGATATTTCAGGTTCTTAATTTTAGGAGTTTGAATTGTTGTCCAAATACAAAAGGCCTAGGTAATGGAGAATGGAGCTATATGAactaaagcaaagtgaaatgaacagaaccaagagaacagtgtacacagtaacagcaacattgcgcaatgatcaactctgatacaCTTAGCTCTCCTCAGCAATGTAATGATGCAAGACTTCCAacagactcatgatggaaaatgctatctacatccagagaaagaactatggagattggatGAAGATCAAATCAtacaattttcattatatttaaagaaaatttagaatagaaTAGATTTCCATGTATAGATAAATAATCAGAAAATGAAGTTTGAGATAGTTTTCCAACACATTAGTCGTGTGACATAGGGTAGTACTCCAGGTCAGTAGAGCAGAAAGAACTCAATGATTTGGAGTGAGAGGGTTTGGTTCACTTCTGGTTCTGCTACTTATATTGatgtccttggtcaagtcactttacttcattgaagtttccttatctaaaaaacgagattgaattagatggccATTAAAaggctctcatttctttctttctttctttttttttttttaaataactttttattgatagaacccatgccagcgtaattttttacagcattatcccttgcattcacttctgttccgatttttcccctccctcccttcaccccctcccctagatggcaagcagtcctttacatgttcaataggttacagtatatcctagatacaatatatgtgtgcagaaccgaacagttttcttgttgcacagggggaattgaattcagaaggtataaataacccgggaagaaaaacaaaaatgcaagcagtttgtattcatttcccagtgttctttctttgggtataactgcttctatccatctttgatcaattaaagctctctttctcgaagaggtccacttccatcagaatacatcctcaaacagtatcgttgttgaggtatataataatctcctggttctgctcgtttcacttagcatcagttcatgtaagtcttgccagtcctctctgtattcatcctgctggtcattccttacagaacaataattttcaatttcttcatctgagaattgtctgttcatatcctttgaccatttatcaattggagaatggtttgatttcttatagattagagtcaattctctatatattttggaaatgaggcctttatcagaacctttgattgtaaaaatgttttcccagtttattgtttcccttctaatcttgtctgcatttgttttgtttgtacaaaaacttttcaatttgatataatcaaaattttctattttgtggtcaatagtgatctctagttcttctttggtcataaattcctccctcttccacaggtctgtgaggtaaactatcctatgctcttccaatttatttataatctcattctttatgcctaagtcatgaacccattttgaccttatcttggtatacggtgttaagtgtgggtcaatgaaaAAGCTCTAATTTCTAAGCCTATGGGATCCTAAATAATTTcaccattctttttttgtttgtttgtttttttggttattgttgaggcaattggggttaagagccTTGTTCAGGATAACACAATTAGTAAGTAAGTGTTTgacgccagatttgaactcagatcttcctgactccaggactggtgctttatccatggGCAACTctgtctagctgcccctaagtTCACTTTTCTAatatcagtttccccatatgGCACAAGCCACTTGTACTACCTGTCCACAGGAATATTATGAAGAATTTGTTGAATCAAAGAGCATTGTCAGTGTAattgaaaaattttcttttttcctttgttaaaaaCCATACCAACCTAAGAAACTTATTCTTATGGTGTGAAATATATATTGATGGCTGTacatgagaaggaagaaaataagtgcTAGGATCAACATCAAAAGGACTGGCAATTATGGATCAGATTGGGGTATGTTTCTGAATCCTTAGGATTCAGAGGTAGGCCAGTGTGCCTCCTGCTGTAAGTTGTGAATTCAGGGATCACTGTAGAAAAAGGTAAATGGTGAAAGCCTTGAGTTCAAAGCCATACGGTCCCCTGCTTGGTGATAAATGGAGGAATTAATATATCAGGCAGTTTGTGGAGAGTCAGTAAACCCAAGACCTAGTATGAAATCCTTTACATGTAGGTGGTGGCAGCCGCGGACCATCTTTCTAGAGGTCCTGAAGCAGACTTAAGGAACAGAAAGTAGGAAAGGGAAGTCCCTCATCTCACAGCATCATAGTCtttcataatttcattatttcataatgCAGTTATTCCTAGGGCATCATAGAGATTAGATCtagaaaatctgcataaaatgtATTGGCCCTCCCTTTGTAGCAGAGAAAAAGTCTCaatattatggtattaaaagataaaatatattgatatcaCATAATCCTAGACAtatgttttatgcatttctaagtttctaaactttttctttgttgtttgctgGCTTTCCTGTGTAgtctgtggcttctgcaaaattCCCCCCAAATTCCGTGTGATATATTGAAACCGTGATGGGGAGTTTCactgtggaagggataactatagtTGGAAGGAACCCTTTGTGGCCCTCTAGTAGAACTTGTACAAGGAACTCTTTCTTTTCTGCTAAGTGATTATTTCAACATCTCTTTGAAAGATCGccagcaggggcagctaggtggcgcagtggctagagcacaaaccctgaagtcagaaggacctgagttcaaatttgacctcagacacttaacactgcctggctgtgtgaccctaggcaagtcacttaaccccaattgcctaaacaaacaaacaaacaaaaaaaaaaaaaaacagaaaaagaaagctcTCCAGTGATAGGAAAACCATTCTTTCCTGAGATAGTTCATTTCAATATTAGGTGGAAAGTCACTTTATCCTTTGCTTCTCATTCTGCTTTTTAGGATTAAAGCTTCTACTTGGTTTTTGGAGCTGGGGGAAAAAGGAAGCTGGGATGCAGAGAACTGTAACTTATTGCTGGTCCTTAAAATCTTCCTGTCTGTGCAGGGATCATTCCAGGGGCAATGAGGAGCTGGTGCAGCTGGTTCCAGGCCTTCAGGTGTACGGGGCTGATGAGCGCATTGGTGCCTTGACACACAAATTGATTCACAACCAGGAGCTCAAGGTACTGTGGCTGACCAGGGGGCAGGACAGGGTCATCTgttcccttccatccttccctcctctcaGATGTCCTGTGCTTCAGGTGTGTCAGCCCTGGgaactttcaaaataaatttgattgTTGGGTTGGAAGCAGGGACCAGGAGTCGGGAACGTGACAAGCAAGTCACTGTTAAGTCCCTTAAGgtgagagagagatgagaaggaGGGAGATCCGGACTCTGTCTAGAAGGCTCAGTCTGTCTGGAAAGATGGGAGTTACacacagaaaacagaaaagaaggatGATTACCAGGGTACAACCAGGTTGCCTGGGGGCATGGAGAGGAACATGGGTCGGATACCAGAAACTCATTTTTGTTGTGTGCCCTGGTACACTACGAGGAGGCTCTGTTGTGTGCTTCTGTCTGACCTTTGCGGAGAAGCAGCCGTGAAGCAACAGGGGCCTTAAGAGAGCTTCTCCAGCTGGCTCCTGTCTGGAGAGAGGCGAAAGCAGCTGAGATAAGTTTTGGCCAGAAGGGGGCATCACTGAGCTTGTGGTGAATCGGTGAGATCTTATTGTTAAAGAGGGACCCGGATCTCCTGagagaggagatttttttttttttttaattttttaatttttattttttaaaatattttattttattttatttaataactttacattgacagaatccatgccagggtaatttttttttacaacattatcccttgcactcatttctgttctgatttttcccctccctccctccaccccctcccctagatggcaagcagtcctatatatgttagatatgttacagtctGATAGAGGAGGTTTTAAAGGATGAGGTTAGCCCTCTTTGGTCTTGTAAGTAAAGGCTCCCATTGGAGGCAGTGTGGTGCAAACAAAGGAGCGGGGCTAGATTATCGCCAAGGAACCTTCCTCCTCTGACCTTCTATGTTCTGAGGCCGGCCAGACCAAAGGCTACATGGTTTACCCTTTTATGTAGAATGGGTCATGGAAATTAGGGGGAATGATCCCACCAAGTCTGTTTGTCTTCAGGAACCTGCCATTGGTCCTAGGTGAGACACACAAACTTATCTCAGTCTTGTTTCTGTTGGCCTCCTGCCATGAGAGTGAGAAAACCATACCTGGAGGAAGGATATGGGATGGGGGTTACAGAGACTACCTCAGGCAGCTTGGGAGCACACCTTGGGTCAGGGGTTGGGGGTGTGTGTGACAGGGTATGGGGAGGAAAAACTAGTAAGGCTCCAGGCAATTTCCtggcccttcccttccctctgcaGTTTGGAGCCATCTGTGTGCGGTGCTTGCTCACACCTGGCCACACCTTGGGCCATATGTGTTACTTCATGTGGGAAGACAACTGTCCAGATGCTCCAGCTGTGTTCTCAGGTACCTGGAGGCGCTTCTTTGTGTGGCTTAAGTTTAGGAGCCAGGGTGAGCAGGAAGGGGAGGGAGCACTCTGGTTTTCCCTTGGGATTGTAGTCGGCATCATTCCCCGAGCATCCTCCTTAGGTGGATGTCAATGTGTGTGGGTGTCTTGTCCCAATGGAACCATTCCAGCAGATACCGCATGACAGTTTTGTCTGCCTCCTGCCATCTGGGcttgtgtgtgtctctttcctcTGTGTTGTGTCCCTCTCCATGATGTCCCTTTCACCTGGCAACTAGAAAGAACTTTCACTCCCCTCCCCTGAACAGGTGATGCCTTGTTCGTTGGTGGTTGTGGTCGACTCCTAGAAGGGACAGCAGAACAAATGTACCGGAGCCTCAATGAAACACTGGGGACTCTGCCCAAGGAAACTGTGAGCACTCACTCTTAGTCTGCTTCCCTtccctcactttttcctcttgcTATTTTACCACACTTTCCCTTCTGAATCTTCCTCCTTGGGAGGCTTTACATGAATCTGGGGATGAGCTATCTGATACCCTAGTTAATGACAACCTGACAAGCCTGATACTTCCAGATCTTTGGGATAAAATATGGGCAGAAATGTACCAGTCTCAAAGGACCCTGCAGTATGGGAAAAGTAAGGAGTAGAAGATCCAACAATCTAAATCTGTTGAAGCCAATTCATCTAGTTTGTGTCTTGAAGAGACAGATGACTTAGGTATGTCAGGCACAGCCAGCAAAGTCTAGAATCTAGCCCAGTAGTCTAGCAAAATCTATGTCTGCCTGCACTTGGGAAACTGAGTGCTTTACTCCAAGAATGAAATAGCTTGGTTAGAGAACCCACCTGTTCAGGTCTATAACCTTGTAGAAGGTAACTATATACAAATTTACTTTTTCACCATAATTGAAGCAAATGATTAATATCTACTCTTCCTTTTATCTTGGATGCTATTTCTTAGATAGCCAAATGATAGTGATGTTCTTAGTCctttttgcttgctttcttaaaGTTGGAACATTCTTGGAAGACCAAATAGCTGGCTATATTCATAAATATCCCATACAACTTTTGCCTTATGTTAAAAGTATTATGGACCAGTTTTTTAATTCCTTAGTAGGATATGTTTTCTGAAGCATGTCTTGGATTTTAGTGGGTTTTAGTCTATACTCCTACTTCAATCCTGTGTGTGATTAATCTAGACCCTTAgctttactctcttttctctctgtctgtagTCCTATAAATGGCATCAATTCTAGAGAGCTGTGCTAggaataaaaagggagagaaatagacAAATTCAATGGTAGCCattttggggagagagagatttGTTGGGAATAGAGACTCATAGTTGTTGGTCATCAAAATGTTTGGAGAATCCCAAGTTATCTGCATGATGATGGACATTGAATTGGTATGCCACCTCATTGTCCTCAGCTGAGCTTACTCTTGAGGTGGTCTGGAACGTCTTTCCATTGGCTGGATGTGCCAGGGCAAAATCTGTGGGAACCCTAAACATCTCATCCTTTCCTTTTGCAGAAAGTGTTCTGTGGGCATGAGTACACTGTCAGGAATCTCAAGTTTGCTTTGAAGGTGGAACCTGATAACGAAAATGTGAAAACAAAGCTGGCTTGGGCCAAAGTAAGTATTATagaatttgaaaagataaatggGGCATTGAGGCTGTGTTGGGAGGAAGTGGAGTTATTCGACATTAAGTAAGCCTGCTTTGAAACTGAGGActtagaaatggggaaaaattttattttacatattttacataatacatCCCTTTGGTGTTTACAAGTCAGAATTTAACAGCTTCATTTTATTAAGCAAACTTATCAAAATACGTAAAAGGTGTGCTGGTCAATTTGTTAAGATTTTAGAAATCTAAGGTTAAAAGATATAAGCTATTTGCA
This genomic window contains:
- the HAGHL gene encoding hydroxyacylglutathione hydrolase-like protein isoform X2, translating into MKVKVISVLEDNYMYLVIEENTKEAIAVDATVPKRLLEIVRKEEVKLTTILTTHHHWDHSRGNEELVQLVPGLQVYGADERIGALTHKLIHNQELKFGAICVRCLLTPGHTLGHMCYFMWEDNCPDAPAVFSGDALFVGGCGRLLEGTAEQMYRSLNETLGTLPKETKVFCGHEYTVRNLKFALKVEPDNENVKTKLAWAKARDDDDIPTVPSTLGEEFHYNPFLRVAN
- the HAGHL gene encoding hydroxyacylglutathione hydrolase-like protein isoform X1, with protein sequence MKVKVISVLEDNYMYLVIEENTKEAIAVDATVPKRLLEIVRKEEVKLTTILTTHHHWDHSRGNEELVQLVPGLQVYGADERIGALTHKLIHNQELKFGAICVRCLLTPGHTLGHMCYFMWEDNCPDAPAVFSGDALFVGGCGRLLEGTAEQMYRSLNETLGTLPKETKVFCGHEYTVRNLKFALKVEPDNENVKTKLAWAKARDDDDIPTVPSTLGEEFHYNPFLRVAEESIQKYTGKKDPVEVMKILHTENDNFKKPAEPLDPRAVLALEWGLLGSLVQKE